In Legionella beliardensis, the following are encoded in one genomic region:
- a CDS encoding glycosyl hydrolase family 18 protein: MRYLLLGLSAVIPFYTCASIPIQEATPPPIAQPTTCISSQFTSTGTQHWKQVILKLTNQCGTPVDFQNATITFKSKTAISTSFWGDFAPLPYPDNNLTITSQSQSDSSFLATLNLHFPSYPGSTTMLPAGSSIQLKYGVPSEDHIEGSTSVYLQSTPSTGTIRLKNNSTKPANVTQNYALVHITMNGQAVKDVQLGWGATTDVTGLATGNYNISPENVADTTGNTYQGTAVPSTLTLTANQTATSTITYTAVQNTGKISIKLQSLPSQLNGYTGNPSVLLTQTSSGTSTSQALAWNTTTTVSQLKNGSAYSFSTAAINYNNYKCTPTFNPTSAIANATTVPVVNLTYQCVQIAQANVTLNVRNAPTTLTSLKVTLTPNDNTAPIVQTITLANGAGSKVVDLTEGAIYTVSADNVSGYSVSFSPQPLTATANGVETITFTPNNNTANGRIITYIPGWKTPPSAQALANAGYTHAMIAFGVFSTTNPGAIVPAFDMVTKEYIQSLHTAGIKVILSLGGALTSIPNTSVDFHQVLSAASSPDAFKQTFINSLNGLITQYGFDGFDIDIEHGINAGGTFSQPQGDIAVLASIINTMYQQNSALLITLTPQVANIAATSGFDQTWGNYAALIMQTHQSLAWVGIQVYNTGCAYGIDLVCYADLANSPNLSVAMATDLLENWPATINGRATGFQPYISYLKPSQVVLGYPAPNASGASDGLPAKPTNIIKRALECLKTAVKSPTSCDTYAPPRAYGAIGGVFNWEVTYDQNNNFKFATDLKNCVLNGNCN, encoded by the coding sequence ATGAGATATCTGTTACTTGGCTTAAGTGCCGTAATTCCTTTCTATACGTGTGCGAGTATCCCTATTCAGGAAGCAACCCCGCCGCCTATAGCACAACCTACCACCTGTATTTCCTCTCAATTCACTTCTACCGGTACTCAACATTGGAAGCAAGTTATCCTAAAATTAACTAATCAATGCGGTACACCAGTAGATTTTCAAAATGCGACGATTACTTTTAAAAGTAAAACAGCGATAAGCACTTCATTTTGGGGCGACTTTGCACCACTACCTTATCCTGATAATAATCTTACTATTACTTCACAGTCGCAATCCGATAGCAGCTTTTTAGCGACCCTTAACCTACATTTCCCTTCCTACCCAGGCTCAACTACTATGTTACCTGCTGGAAGCTCTATTCAACTAAAATATGGTGTTCCTTCAGAGGATCACATAGAGGGTAGTACCAGTGTCTATTTACAATCTACGCCAAGCACCGGAACTATTCGTTTAAAAAATAATTCTACTAAACCTGCAAATGTCACGCAAAATTATGCCCTTGTTCACATCACGATGAATGGCCAGGCGGTTAAAGATGTGCAGCTAGGTTGGGGGGCAACCACAGATGTAACAGGCTTAGCAACAGGAAATTATAATATTTCGCCTGAAAATGTAGCCGATACGACAGGTAATACTTATCAAGGAACGGCTGTACCAAGTACGCTCACGCTTACTGCCAATCAAACTGCTACTTCGACTATCACTTATACTGCCGTACAAAATACGGGTAAAATTAGCATTAAACTTCAATCCTTACCGTCTCAGTTAAACGGCTATACAGGAAACCCTTCAGTATTACTCACTCAAACCTCCTCAGGCACGTCTACTTCACAAGCGCTTGCTTGGAATACGACTACTACCGTTTCTCAATTAAAAAATGGCAGTGCTTATAGCTTTTCAACAGCAGCCATAAATTACAACAATTATAAATGCACACCTACCTTTAACCCAACGAGTGCAATAGCGAATGCAACCACAGTACCTGTTGTTAATTTAACCTATCAATGTGTACAAATTGCACAAGCAAACGTAACGCTAAATGTACGTAATGCACCAACGACATTAACTTCTTTGAAAGTCACTCTTACTCCTAACGATAATACAGCACCTATCGTGCAAACTATTACGTTAGCCAATGGTGCTGGCTCTAAAGTTGTTGATTTGACAGAAGGAGCGATTTATACCGTTTCTGCTGACAATGTCTCTGGTTATTCCGTCTCGTTTTCGCCACAGCCTTTAACAGCTACAGCAAATGGGGTTGAAACCATTACTTTCACGCCAAATAATAACACAGCAAATGGTAGAATTATTACCTACATTCCCGGATGGAAGACACCGCCTTCTGCACAGGCTTTGGCAAATGCAGGTTACACACATGCTATGATTGCCTTTGGTGTATTTAGCACAACAAATCCAGGTGCCATTGTTCCTGCTTTTGATATGGTGACTAAAGAGTATATTCAATCTCTGCACACTGCAGGCATTAAAGTCATACTATCATTAGGCGGGGCATTAACTAGTATTCCTAATACTAGCGTTGATTTTCATCAAGTTTTGAGTGCCGCGTCTTCACCAGATGCATTCAAACAAACGTTTATCAATTCTTTAAATGGCTTAATAACGCAATATGGTTTTGATGGTTTTGATATTGACATAGAGCACGGCATTAATGCTGGTGGCACGTTCTCACAACCACAAGGGGATATTGCTGTCTTAGCTAGTATTATTAATACCATGTATCAGCAAAATTCAGCTTTATTGATTACTCTAACACCACAAGTAGCTAATATTGCTGCAACAAGTGGCTTTGATCAAACTTGGGGTAATTATGCTGCTTTAATTATGCAAACTCATCAATCTTTAGCTTGGGTTGGTATTCAGGTTTATAACACAGGCTGTGCTTATGGTATTGATTTGGTTTGTTATGCTGATTTGGCAAATTCACCTAATTTGAGCGTAGCCATGGCAACAGACTTACTAGAAAATTGGCCTGCTACTATTAATGGTCGTGCAACAGGTTTCCAACCTTACATTAGCTATCTAAAACCAAGCCAGGTTGTACTGGGTTATCCAGCACCTAACGCGAGTGGCGCTAGTGATGGTTTACCAGCAAAACCAACGAACATTATCAAGCGAGCTCTTGAGTGTTTAAAAACTGCTGTTAAAAGCCCCACAAGCTGTGATACCTATGCTCCACCACGTGCTTATGGCGCGATTGGCGGTGTTTTCAATTGGGAAGTAACTTATGATCAGAACAATAATTTTAAATTCGCAACTGATCTAAAAAATTGTGTCCTCAACGGCAATTGTAATTAA
- a CDS encoding electron transfer flavoprotein-ubiquinone oxidoreductase, translating to MEHETMEYDVVIVGGGPAGLAAAIKLKQLALLANKDISICILEKGAQIGSHIISGAILEPRSLKELLPDTWQNAPLNTPVKEDKFYYLTAKRAIRFPKPPQMHNDGNFIISLGELCQFLAKQAEELGCEIYPGFPATDILYNPNGEVIGVATGDVGIDKAGNKTSNYQPGMHLYAKQTLFAEGCRGQLSQSLMNRFNLRQDVQPQTYGIGIKEIWQVKPEKHQQGKVIHTFGWPLNQKTYGGSFIYHLANNQVALGFVIGLDYENPWLNPFGEMQRFKTHPFVRDLLTGGERISYGARAINEGGWQSLPKLTFPGGALIGDAAGFLNVPKIKGIHAAMKSGILAAEACFAALNTGETEEGQTIELTDYTQQFKDSWLAKELRSVRNIRPAFKYGLWVGLANGALETITQGLTPWTLKHHADNTTLKPADQSKKIEYPKPDGVLTFDRLSSVFLTNTYHEENQPSHLKLRAPSLAIEINYKQYASPEIRYCPAGVYEIIEEETGPRLQINAQNCIHCKTCDIKDPKQNIVWVAPEGGGGPNYMSM from the coding sequence GTGGAACATGAAACAATGGAATATGATGTTGTTATTGTCGGTGGCGGCCCTGCGGGACTCGCTGCCGCAATTAAATTAAAACAACTGGCGCTTCTTGCTAATAAAGATATCAGCATTTGTATTCTAGAAAAAGGTGCACAAATAGGCTCACATATTATTTCTGGCGCCATACTTGAGCCAAGAAGCCTAAAAGAATTATTACCTGATACCTGGCAAAATGCCCCTTTAAATACGCCTGTTAAGGAAGACAAATTTTACTATCTTACTGCAAAAAGAGCCATTCGTTTTCCCAAACCACCACAAATGCATAATGATGGTAATTTTATTATTAGCTTAGGCGAACTCTGCCAATTCCTTGCTAAACAAGCAGAAGAACTAGGCTGTGAAATTTACCCAGGGTTTCCGGCAACAGACATTCTTTATAATCCTAATGGCGAAGTAATTGGTGTCGCTACTGGTGATGTTGGTATAGATAAAGCTGGAAATAAAACATCCAATTATCAACCTGGGATGCATTTATATGCTAAGCAAACTCTTTTTGCCGAAGGGTGCCGTGGCCAATTAAGTCAAAGCTTAATGAATCGTTTTAATCTAAGGCAAGATGTTCAGCCACAAACTTATGGCATTGGCATAAAAGAAATTTGGCAAGTTAAACCTGAAAAACATCAGCAAGGCAAAGTTATTCATACATTTGGCTGGCCTCTCAATCAAAAAACATACGGGGGATCTTTTATTTATCATCTGGCTAATAACCAGGTTGCACTAGGCTTTGTTATCGGTTTAGATTATGAAAACCCATGGCTTAATCCTTTTGGTGAAATGCAACGTTTCAAAACTCACCCATTCGTACGCGATCTACTAACAGGGGGTGAGCGAATTAGTTATGGTGCCCGAGCAATTAATGAAGGCGGCTGGCAATCTTTACCAAAATTAACTTTTCCTGGCGGCGCTTTAATTGGTGATGCAGCAGGTTTTTTAAATGTACCTAAAATTAAAGGCATCCATGCTGCGATGAAATCCGGTATATTAGCTGCCGAAGCTTGCTTTGCGGCCTTAAATACCGGTGAAACAGAAGAAGGCCAAACCATTGAATTAACTGATTACACTCAGCAATTCAAAGACTCTTGGCTTGCCAAAGAATTACGTAGTGTGCGTAATATACGTCCAGCATTTAAATATGGTTTATGGGTAGGTCTAGCTAACGGTGCTTTAGAAACCATTACTCAGGGCTTAACCCCTTGGACACTCAAACACCATGCTGATAATACTACCCTGAAACCTGCAGATCAAAGTAAGAAGATTGAATACCCAAAACCTGATGGTGTTTTAACGTTCGATAGGCTTTCTTCGGTATTTTTAACTAATACCTATCATGAAGAAAATCAACCTTCTCACCTAAAGCTTCGTGCTCCATCCCTTGCTATTGAAATTAATTATAAACAGTATGCTTCGCCTGAAATTAGATATTGCCCTGCAGGCGTGTATGAAATCATTGAAGAAGAAACAGGACCACGCTTACAAATCAATGCTCAAAACTGTATACACTGTAAAACCTGTGATATTAAGGATCCAAAACAAAATATCGTCTGGGTAGCACCTGAAGGCGGTGGCGGGCCTAATTACATGAGTATGTAG
- a CDS encoding 4Fe-4S dicluster domain-containing protein, which produces MGLHPGYIYCKTCDIKDPKQNIVWVAPKGGGGPNYINM; this is translated from the coding sequence ATGGGCCTGCACCCAGGCTACATTTACTGTAAAACCTGTGATATTAAGGATCCAAAACAAAATATCGTCTGGGTAGCACCTAAAGGCGGTGGCGGGCCTAATTACATTAATATGTAG
- a CDS encoding CvpA family protein, translating to MQWNYIDLAIIGIISLSVITGLFRGFVKELVALCVWIVAIWVAFHYSYVVDPWLQSYIQNQTARTIITFVAVLLAIIILGAIVNLLLSLFLKRSGLSGTDRLLGMAFGFVRGVFIVSLIMVVIKMTSLPYQQYIAQSQLYAQFDPMVNWLSGLMPGLINQVKSIDSTRSIVNYINHVQVS from the coding sequence ATGCAATGGAATTATATCGATTTAGCTATCATAGGTATCATCTCTCTTTCCGTAATAACAGGACTTTTTCGTGGCTTTGTTAAAGAATTAGTCGCTTTATGCGTATGGATTGTAGCGATTTGGGTGGCTTTCCATTACTCTTATGTTGTTGATCCTTGGCTACAAAGCTATATTCAAAATCAAACAGCAAGAACTATTATCACCTTTGTTGCTGTACTACTGGCCATCATTATTTTAGGCGCTATTGTTAATCTCTTACTAAGTTTATTTTTAAAGCGGTCAGGATTAAGTGGTACGGATAGGTTATTGGGTATGGCCTTTGGTTTTGTTAGAGGTGTTTTTATAGTTTCTTTGATTATGGTTGTTATTAAAATGACATCCTTACCTTATCAACAGTACATTGCCCAATCTCAGCTTTATGCTCAATTTGACCCTATGGTAAATTGGCTTTCTGGGTTAATGCCTGGTTTAATTAATCAAGTCAAATCAATTGATTCCACTAGAAGTATTGTAAATTATATTAACCATGTTCAGGTGAGCTAG
- a CDS encoding SPOR domain-containing protein, with translation MKLVIDERLKHRLIGIAVIVSIGTIFAPALIKKSSHRFDEDMSITLPLKPPAPKLAMPEKERVFQSMKVAHVEIPDVPAETKPLAKAVPKAESISTLNDLKTTIVTATKEGIKPSSQLLVAEKPKSSKPITVITKPTQPNTVILASNKQKPLPKQPDAMQPKNKLKEVILKTAPSPKTSTIQGQKGAHYAVQLGLFSQQNNAIALVNKLKSKGYAAAYTKVKGKKGIVYRVIVGQLNQKQQAVLLQQRLAKAIQMEGFIVTTRIS, from the coding sequence ATGAAATTAGTAATTGATGAGCGATTAAAGCATAGATTAATCGGCATTGCTGTTATTGTATCCATTGGTACTATCTTTGCTCCCGCTTTAATAAAAAAATCAAGCCATCGCTTTGATGAGGATATGTCTATAACACTACCTCTTAAACCGCCTGCCCCTAAGCTAGCTATGCCAGAGAAAGAGCGTGTTTTTCAAAGCATGAAAGTAGCTCATGTAGAAATACCCGATGTGCCAGCCGAAACCAAGCCCTTAGCAAAAGCTGTGCCTAAGGCTGAGTCAATTAGTACCCTTAATGACTTAAAAACAACAATAGTTACTGCAACCAAAGAGGGCATTAAACCCAGTAGTCAATTGCTTGTTGCAGAAAAACCTAAAAGCTCAAAGCCTATTACCGTCATTACAAAGCCAACCCAACCCAACACAGTCATTCTTGCTTCTAACAAGCAAAAACCGCTTCCTAAGCAGCCAGATGCTATGCAACCTAAAAATAAACTTAAGGAAGTTATTTTAAAAACAGCACCATCCCCTAAGACTTCTACTATACAAGGTCAGAAAGGGGCGCATTATGCTGTACAATTAGGACTATTTTCGCAACAAAATAATGCTATTGCATTAGTTAATAAATTAAAAAGTAAAGGTTATGCTGCTGCCTATACAAAAGTAAAGGGCAAAAAAGGTATCGTTTATCGCGTGATCGTAGGTCAGCTAAATCAAAAACAACAAGCTGTTTTATTACAGCAGCGTTTAGCAAAAGCAATACAAATGGAAGGTTTTATTGTTACAACAAGGATTAGTTAA
- the folC gene encoding bifunctional tetrahydrofolate synthase/dihydrofolate synthase, which yields MNLVKSKSLLDWLTELENRHQQEIQLGLDRVKQVGSLLKLLDLNALIITVAGTNGKGTTVSALESIYSQAGYKVASYTSPHLIKFNERIRINQQPIADEELTAAFTAIDGARGDIPLTYFEMTTLAALWCFKQHDLDVIVLEVGLGGRLDAVNCIDTDLAIITTIDYDHEAYLGNTLEAIGYEKAGIIRHKKPIIYADKNPPQSIIQHALSCAAPMYRYGHEYSYQVHEKITFTFNGNRIVLPNIPLHANSIAAALMATFCLQEQLPVNLQHRIEGIAEINLAGRLQLITHPHKTILDVAHNPQATEYLAKYLMTNYANVRIHAVFSAFADKDIVTMIKPFKSCIQHWYPALLSGKRAASASQLLSSLEANEIYINKCYNTPFLAYQAACKQVNKHDLIVVFGSFIIVGTVLSTLYQ from the coding sequence ATGAATTTAGTCAAATCAAAAAGCTTATTAGACTGGCTTACCGAATTAGAAAATCGCCATCAGCAAGAAATTCAGCTAGGCCTAGATCGTGTCAAGCAAGTGGGTAGTCTCTTAAAGCTTCTTGATTTAAATGCGCTTATTATTACGGTGGCAGGAACAAATGGCAAGGGAACAACTGTTTCGGCGCTTGAATCAATTTATAGCCAAGCAGGCTATAAGGTTGCTAGTTATACCTCCCCACATTTAATTAAATTTAATGAGCGCATTCGTATTAATCAGCAACCCATTGCGGATGAGGAATTAACTGCAGCATTCACCGCAATTGATGGAGCTAGAGGAGACATTCCTTTAACTTATTTTGAAATGACGACATTAGCCGCTTTATGGTGTTTTAAACAGCATGATCTTGACGTAATTGTTCTTGAAGTCGGGCTAGGGGGGCGTCTTGATGCCGTAAACTGTATTGATACAGATTTAGCTATCATCACAACCATTGATTATGATCATGAAGCATACTTAGGTAATACCCTTGAAGCAATTGGTTATGAGAAGGCGGGAATCATTCGTCATAAAAAACCTATTATTTATGCGGATAAAAATCCGCCGCAAAGTATCATACAGCATGCCTTAAGTTGCGCTGCTCCTATGTATAGATATGGCCATGAATATAGCTATCAGGTACATGAAAAAATAACATTTACATTTAATGGCAATAGGATTGTTTTGCCAAATATACCATTGCACGCTAATTCTATTGCAGCAGCATTGATGGCTACCTTTTGCTTACAAGAGCAATTGCCAGTTAATTTACAACATCGTATTGAAGGTATAGCAGAAATAAACCTAGCTGGCCGCTTGCAACTTATTACTCATCCGCATAAAACTATTTTAGATGTTGCCCATAATCCGCAGGCAACAGAGTATTTAGCCAAGTATTTAATGACTAATTATGCTAATGTTAGAATTCATGCTGTTTTTTCAGCGTTTGCTGATAAAGATATTGTAACTATGATCAAGCCATTTAAATCTTGTATACAACATTGGTACCCAGCATTATTATCTGGAAAACGAGCAGCATCCGCGAGCCAACTGCTTTCTTCTTTAGAAGCTAACGAAATATATATAAATAAATGTTACAATACGCCATTTTTAGCGTACCAAGCTGCTTGTAAACAAGTAAACAAGCATGATTTAATTGTAGTTTTTGGGTCTTTCATAATAGTGGGCACCGTTTTATCTACTCTATACCAGTGA
- the accD gene encoding acetyl-CoA carboxylase, carboxyltransferase subunit beta, whose translation MSWLKKLLPSIIKTDSTQKKGVPEGLWIKCQGCNSVLYSTELIKNLSVCPSCNHHHRLTARERLNQFLDEDNREEIAANLEPVDRLKFKDSKKYKDRISQAQKATGEKEAIIVMKGTLQSHPVVVSAFEFNFMGGSMGATVGEKFVRAVNTATAENRPYICFTASGGARMQEGLFSLMQMAKTSAALAHFSKTKLPFVVVLTDPTMGGVSASFASLGDIIIAEPNALIGFAGPRVIEQTVRQTLPEGFQRSEFLLEHGHVDMILERKALRSTIAELISKLTHK comes from the coding sequence ATGAGTTGGCTGAAAAAATTATTACCTTCCATTATTAAAACAGACTCTACCCAAAAAAAAGGGGTACCAGAAGGATTATGGATAAAATGTCAAGGTTGTAATTCGGTATTATATAGCACAGAGCTTATAAAGAATTTATCTGTTTGCCCAAGTTGCAATCACCACCATCGCCTTACAGCACGTGAGCGTTTAAATCAATTCTTAGATGAAGATAACCGAGAAGAAATTGCAGCAAATCTTGAGCCAGTTGATCGCTTAAAATTTAAGGATTCAAAAAAATATAAGGATAGAATTAGCCAAGCGCAAAAAGCGACTGGCGAGAAAGAAGCAATTATTGTGATGAAAGGAACACTACAATCACATCCGGTAGTTGTCAGTGCTTTTGAATTTAACTTTATGGGCGGCTCTATGGGAGCCACAGTAGGCGAGAAATTTGTGCGCGCTGTGAATACAGCTACTGCTGAAAATCGGCCCTATATTTGCTTTACCGCCAGCGGGGGCGCACGTATGCAGGAAGGTTTATTCTCCCTTATGCAAATGGCTAAAACCTCAGCTGCTTTAGCTCATTTTTCTAAGACAAAACTTCCATTTGTTGTCGTACTCACCGACCCAACGATGGGTGGTGTATCAGCAAGTTTTGCGAGCTTAGGCGATATCATTATTGCTGAACCGAATGCCTTAATTGGTTTCGCAGGCCCACGCGTTATTGAACAAACAGTGCGGCAAACTTTACCTGAAGGCTTTCAGCGTAGCGAGTTTTTGCTTGAACATGGCCATGTCGATATGATTTTAGAACGTAAAGCGTTACGTTCCACTATTGCCGAGCTAATTTCTAAACTTACCCACAAATGA
- a CDS encoding L,D-transpeptidase — protein sequence MKQLAIIIITMMAYIGAGWSQTRYGESLCNQTDYFCVKVNSGESWEKLFPNPEALDIVKRINRMNVRLRPGMVIAVPKNLDRLSIYDVAPFPRYIEGNNEKTIYVSQKQLAWAAYDESGELVWWGPISSGSDKCAGVYGGCVTPTGSFRIVRKQDIDCISTAFPRRADGDNGGAVMPFCMHFFRGYALHGSNEVPGYRASHGCIRMFTEDARWLNEEFIDLPGGGMLGTRVVIDAPK from the coding sequence ATGAAACAATTAGCAATTATAATTATAACGATGATGGCCTACATCGGCGCTGGGTGGTCACAGACTCGCTATGGAGAAAGCCTTTGTAATCAAACCGACTATTTCTGTGTAAAAGTGAATTCTGGCGAAAGTTGGGAAAAATTATTCCCAAATCCCGAGGCGCTTGATATTGTAAAACGCATTAATAGAATGAATGTCCGCCTACGCCCAGGGATGGTTATTGCGGTACCCAAAAATCTAGACAGGCTAAGTATTTATGATGTTGCTCCCTTCCCACGCTATATTGAAGGAAATAATGAAAAGACAATTTATGTTAGCCAAAAACAATTAGCTTGGGCTGCTTACGATGAATCGGGAGAATTAGTTTGGTGGGGGCCTATTTCATCTGGCTCTGATAAGTGTGCGGGCGTCTATGGTGGCTGTGTAACACCGACAGGTTCATTTCGTATTGTCAGAAAACAAGACATTGATTGTATCTCAACAGCATTCCCAAGACGTGCCGATGGCGACAATGGGGGCGCTGTCATGCCCTTTTGTATGCATTTTTTTCGGGGCTATGCCCTCCATGGCAGCAATGAAGTTCCCGGCTACCGCGCAAGTCATGGCTGCATCCGGATGTTTACTGAAGATGCACGGTGGCTCAATGAAGAGTTTATTGACTTGCCTGGCGGCGGCATGCTCGGCACCCGTGTTGTTATCGATGCACCAAAATAA
- a CDS encoding septal ring lytic transglycosylase RlpA family protein yields MNWLILILAVAVSGCYHEPGAMKAPAAKQQAKFKKNTLPKKAVFSKFSTSKDGAPPGPPPTRFPHVKPAYEPLSRYGNPESYKIEGRTYSILRTASGYKTRGIASWYGTKFHSQRTSSGEDYNMYAMTAAHKTLPLPTYVKVKNLSNGREAIVKVNDRGPFRHDRVIDLSYAAATKLGLLPHGTAPVEIEALTIPGKSALARYYVQAGAFVSKDLANSLQKKLTKFTPSPVVIENHQEHFIVKVGPFANKQMTESFKMQLAAHGILGSFTMLQ; encoded by the coding sequence ATGAATTGGTTAATTTTGATTTTAGCGGTAGCCGTAAGTGGTTGCTATCATGAGCCTGGGGCGATGAAAGCACCCGCAGCGAAGCAACAAGCTAAATTCAAAAAAAATACCCTGCCAAAAAAGGCCGTATTTTCAAAATTTTCAACGAGTAAAGATGGCGCTCCTCCAGGACCGCCACCTACTCGATTTCCACATGTTAAACCTGCTTATGAACCTTTAAGTCGCTATGGAAATCCTGAATCTTATAAAATAGAAGGCCGAACCTATTCCATACTTAGGACTGCGAGTGGTTATAAAACACGAGGTATAGCATCTTGGTATGGCACTAAATTTCATAGTCAACGTACCTCAAGTGGCGAAGATTATAATATGTATGCGATGACTGCTGCGCATAAAACCCTGCCTCTGCCAACTTATGTGAAAGTGAAAAATTTAAGTAATGGACGCGAGGCTATTGTAAAAGTGAATGACCGAGGCCCTTTCCGACATGACAGAGTCATTGATTTATCTTATGCGGCTGCTACAAAGCTAGGTTTATTACCACATGGTACCGCCCCTGTAGAAATAGAAGCACTAACTATTCCCGGTAAATCAGCATTAGCTCGCTATTATGTGCAAGCAGGTGCATTTGTATCGAAAGATTTAGCCAACTCACTGCAAAAAAAGTTAACTAAATTTACGCCATCGCCTGTTGTTATTGAAAATCATCAAGAGCATTTTATTGTAAAAGTAGGCCCTTTTGCGAATAAGCAAATGACCGAATCGTTTAAAATGCAGCTTGCAGCTCACGGCATATTAGGTTCTTTTACCATGCTACAATAG
- a CDS encoding D-alanyl-D-alanine carboxypeptidase family protein, which produces MRILHTSIKLAIATSLLFNSTNFYATSSLSNVPTPPAAVTNKPLIIPSPPAINAQSFILIDVNSGKIIAEKNSEQKLPPASLTKMMTLYVISNALRSEQIHLNDAVRISRDAWKTGGSRMFVKEGQEVAIEELLKGIIVDSGNDACVAMAEHLGGSEAGFAEIMNQQAQQLGMKDSHFTDSTGLPDEKLYTTAKDLAILGRALINDFPQYYHWYKQKWFTFNGIRQPNRNRLLWRNSQVDGVKTGHTSEAGFCLVSSAKRDNMRLLAVVMGSPSDSIRADDSERLLNYGFRFYETHELYKANQTVTELPIYKGKKDKFNVGLLQDQSITIPNGQYQRLSIKTQIPQIIQAPIKKGDSVGSIIVRFDDKVIETYPLYSLEEVPAGGFFARCKDSIYLMFKRWVG; this is translated from the coding sequence ATGAGGATCTTACATACTTCAATTAAATTAGCAATTGCCACATCATTGCTTTTCAATTCAACTAATTTTTATGCTACATCCTCTTTATCTAATGTACCAACCCCGCCTGCTGCTGTAACTAATAAACCGTTAATTATTCCATCACCTCCAGCTATAAACGCGCAATCCTTTATTCTTATTGATGTTAACAGTGGTAAAATTATTGCTGAAAAAAATAGTGAGCAAAAATTGCCTCCGGCAAGCTTAACTAAAATGATGACGCTTTATGTTATTTCTAATGCCCTGCGCAGTGAGCAAATCCATCTTAATGATGCCGTGCGCATAAGTCGCGATGCTTGGAAAACAGGCGGCTCACGAATGTTTGTCAAAGAAGGGCAAGAAGTTGCAATTGAAGAGTTACTTAAAGGAATTATTGTTGATTCCGGAAATGATGCGTGTGTGGCTATGGCAGAGCATCTAGGTGGCAGTGAGGCCGGCTTTGCCGAAATCATGAACCAACAAGCACAACAACTCGGCATGAAAGATAGCCACTTTACCGATAGCACAGGCTTACCTGATGAAAAGCTGTACACCACAGCTAAAGATTTAGCAATCCTAGGCAGAGCGCTTATTAATGATTTCCCACAATACTATCATTGGTATAAACAAAAATGGTTTACTTTTAATGGCATTCGCCAACCAAATCGTAACCGTTTATTATGGCGAAACAGCCAAGTTGATGGTGTTAAAACAGGGCATACCAGTGAAGCTGGCTTCTGTTTAGTATCTTCAGCTAAACGCGACAATATGCGTCTGTTAGCTGTTGTGATGGGCTCACCTAGCGATTCAATTCGCGCCGATGATAGCGAGCGTTTATTAAATTATGGTTTTCGTTTTTATGAAACCCATGAATTATATAAGGCCAATCAAACGGTTACAGAATTACCAATTTACAAAGGCAAAAAAGATAAATTTAATGTGGGATTATTACAAGATCAATCGATTACTATCCCAAATGGGCAGTATCAACGTTTAAGTATTAAAACTCAGATTCCACAAATTATTCAAGCTCCTATAAAAAAAGGCGATTCTGTAGGCAGTATTATTGTACGCTTTGATGATAAAGTCATTGAAACTTACCCCTTATATTCCTTAGAAGAAGTACCTGCTGGCGGTTTTTTTGCACGCTGCAAAGACTCTATCTATTTAATGTTTAAACGCTGGGTTGGCTGA